The DNA region TAATGATTGCTATATTCTACTCGCTACTGATCGGCACTGTGTTCGTACGCTCGAAAAGCACGAACAAAGTGTTTCGTCAGTATCAGGTAGACGGGGTTCTTTCCACAATATTTCTGGCCCTCATCATAATTGGAGTGGTGTCCATTAGCATGTCGGTTCCGGTGATGAAACAGATCCGGGACGTCTTTTACAAGCATCGGGCTTCGGGTATGTTGTCCCACAACTCTGTGACCTTGGCGGTAACCTTGGGTGAATTACCGTACATTATAACGGTGTCCGCTATTTTCAGTGCTGTCTACTACAGTTTGGTTGGGCTTTTCGGCACCGCCGACAAGTGGTTGtacttttttctctttttcggTCTGAACGTCGCGACATACACTTACTTTGGACAAGCCTTTATTTGCTTAGTCAAGGATATACCCACGGCGGGTGCCTTGGTGGGGGCTCTCATCGGCTACAACGTGTTCTTTTCTGGCCTGGTGGTTCGTCCGCAGTACTTTTCCGGTCCGTTCCAGTTGGGGTACTGGACGGCTCCGGGTCGCTTTGCCTTCGAAGGCATCGTCACGACGCAATTCAAAGACTTGGACTACGCCGTTGCGGCGGAACCCGAATCAccgtttttctttcatttggGTTGCAACGCGACCGCTATAGACGCACCACCGTGCACTGGAACGATGGAAAGTTACGTGGACTTTTTCTTCGGCGGCCGTTTCCGGGAGGATTATTTGCCGCTGGATTTGGCGGTCCTGTTTTTTTGCCTGTTCTTGGCTCGTTTACTGCTGTACGTTGCCCTTTGGAAGTTCAATTACGTCAATACGTGAATTGTATGTAAACTTTTGTGACCTGTGAATCCAGCGAAGAAAGCCTCTGTGGCAGAGGCGgggaggggggggggggattAAATCAACTAACTATACAAAAACAAAGCGTCGTCACTGCGCGTCGTAGCATTCCTGCATTGTGTTCCGGCAGTGAGTGAAACCCTTTTTCTGCTCTTGCGCCATTGATTCCGTGTCGGCCGAGCTTGCTCGCCTTGGGATACGTGTGGACCGCGCGCCGAGTGTCCTTTTTCTCGCATTAAAGGTGAATGGTAGGAAAGGGAGATCGTACCGTGTAGTCCCTGGGGAACGAACGAGGGTGTTGGTTATCGCAACGCGTAGGTTTGGTGTTGAGCTTCAGGGGGGGGATGAACGAGGATGAGCTATAGAGGATTCCGGTATTGCGTTAGAGGGTCGGACCCAAAGTCACAGCATGGCGCAATCCATCCAAGGCGAGTCGTGGCAAGGCGAGGGCCGAAGGGATTCGGAATACTGATTGTCCCGGTATAACAGTAACGTATCTTTGCCGCAACGGATCTTCTCTTTTCCTTCCCGAGTCACGATTTCCGTCAGTCCCGGGACGCGAAGGCTTACGAAGTTTCGCAACGACGTGCCGTCGTCGCACGTTTTGGGAAAACCCGTTGTTCTCTCACTACCAGCCCAAGTCGCTCAAGTCGTACAATAACTATTAGTCGACAGTGCGCTCGCTAGTAGTATTGTGAGAGTCAACTGGCCGTACGTATCGTGTCTGTGCATTATAGTTATCACCACTACCAGAACTACCACTGTTACCGTTAACATGGGGTCCGGCAACCACGACGACAAGACGGCGGGGCGGGTCCTCTTGCCCGCACACGTTGTACCCACTCGGTAAGTGCCTGGCAGCGTCTCGGGGGGGGGGAGGCGTTGGGGTCGCGACGCTATTCGGTCCAACCTCGTGGCGGCGCGtctacacacacacacacacgtatACGTATATACATACGCTCTCcctcacacacacacacactcgcTGTAATCAGTTACGATTTGGCGCTGACCCCAAATATAGAAGCCTTTACCTTTACGGGTACGGTGGACATTACCTTCCGGATTGACGGTAGTTTGTTGAACGAGACCAATAACAAGTCGATTACCTTGCACGCCAAGGAACTCTTGTTCTCAACCGCGTCTTACCACTTGTTGGATGGCCCCGACGCGACGCCCGTGACGGCGGAACAAATGAACGTCAATCTCAAGGCTACCACGGTGGAGTTTCTCTTTCCCGAGCCCATTCCGCCCGACGCCTCCACACTCAAACTCACCGTTGCCTACACGGGATTCCTCAACGACCAAATGGCCGGCTTTTACCGGTCAACCTACACCGACATACAGGGACAATCCAAAATTATGGTGTCCACGCAGTTCGAAGCCCTCGATGCCCGTCGCTGCTTTCCCTGTGTCGACGAACCCTCGCGCAAGGCCGTGTTCGGGGTTACCCTTACCGTACCCGCGCATTTGACCTGTCTCTCCAACATGCCCGAAGCCAAGGTTACCGCCATCAACGCACAGCAGAAGTGTGTCACCTTTATGGACTCGGTCGTCATGTCCACCTACCTCCTCGCCTTTGTCGTGGGCGAATTCGATTTCCTCCAGACCCGCTCCGCGCACGGTGTTCTCATCAAAGTCTACACGCCGCCGGGGAAGGCCGCGGCGGGACAATTCGCCCTCGACGCCGCCGCCCGCGCCTTGGACGCCTACAACGACTTTTTCAATCTACCCTACCCTCTGCCCAAACTAGACATGGTCGCCATTCCCGAATTCGCCGCCGGTGCCATGGAAAACTGGGGACTCGTCACCTACCGCGAAGTCGATTTGCTCATTGACCCCGTCAAGGCCAGTACCATGCAGAAACAACGCGTCGCCGTGGTTGTCACGCACGAACTCGCCCACCAGTGGTTCGGAAACCTCGTCACCATGGCCTGGTGGGACGATTTGTGGCTCAACGAAGGATTCGCATCGTGGGCCGAAAACTGGGCCACCAACGTACTGTATCCGGAATATCGAATGTGGGATCAGTTCACCACGGGGCATTTGAGTACGGCATTGCGGTTGGATGCTCTGCAAAGTTCACACCCCATTCAGGTACCCATTGCACACGCCGAAGAAGTGGAACAAGTCTTTGACGCGATTTCCTACTGCAAGGGGGGCAGTGTGGTGCGCATGATCAAGGCCGTAATTGGCTTGTCTGCCTTCCAGGACGGACTGGGTGCCTACATGAAAAAACACGCCTACGGAAACACGGAAACGTACGATTTGTGGAATGCCTGGGAGGCCTCCTCGGGCATGCCCATTGGTGAAATGATGAAGTCCTGGACGGAGCAAATGGGATTTCCGTTGGTGCGTGTGCGGAAGGAAGACTTTGCGGACGACAAGGTTGTGCTGGAGTTGGACCAGACGTGGTTTTTGTCGGATGGATCCGATATGCAGTCCGACAAGGTTTGGACTATTCCCATCTTGACCTGCACGGGCGCAGGGGCGCAAGCCGATATGACCTTGATGCGCGACCGCACAGCCACGGTCACGATTCCGTTTGATCCCAAGGACACGGCGCCCCGGTGGATCAAGCTCAATGCCGGTCAAGAAGTCCCGATGCGTGTTTTGCCGGGCGTGGAAATGCTTCGACGCATGTTAGTTGCCATTGCGTCCAAGTCGATGAGCGCAATTGATCGCGCGGGGGTGCTGAATGATTCAATGGCTGTTGTCAAGGCTGGTCACATGTCGCCGGAAGCCATGATGACGCTTTTGAAAAGTTACAAGGATGAGGATGAGTACGTTGTTTGGGAAGGGCTGTCGGATGCGTTGGGTGGCTTGGATGCGGTCCTCTCGGACGACGAGAACATGACGGGCTACTTTCGAGTGTTTGCCAAGACTATGGTTGTGAATCTTATGAATAAGGTTGGCTGGGAGGCGTCCGATTCGGATGAGCATCTGACTAAGTTGTTGCGTGGGATTATGATCAACCTGCTTGGTGCCTTCGcctacgacgacgagagTGTTCAACAAGAGGCGAAGAAGCGCTTTGAGGCTTTCCTGGAAGACGCCAACGATATAGAGTCGCTCCCCAGTGACATGCGCACCGCCGTCTTCAAGATTGTTCTAAAAAATGGCAGTGCCAAGGAATACGAACAAGTGAAAGCTTACTTTGCCACGGCATCGGACAACGCCGAGCGCAAGCATGTTCTTAATTCGCTCGGGTGCATTCAGGACGATGCGTTAAAACTTGCTACCATGGAATGGTCGCTTTCGGGTGAAATTAAGTTGCAGGACTTTTTTTACCTCATGGGATCGGTAGGCCGGTCTTCAAAACAGGGGCGTGAGATTGCTTGGAAGTTCTTCCAGGAAAACTTTGAGCGCATTCGCATTCTGCTGCAAAAGGCACACCCCGCTTTGATGGACGCTTGCATTGTCATGTGCGCCGGCGGCTTTTGTTCGGAAGAAAGagcggacgaaatcgacaCGTTTTTTCAAGCCCATCCCCTGCCGTCCAGTACACGCAAGATTGCGCAAACGACCGAACACATGCGGGCGAACGGCAAGTTCTTGCGAGTCCTGAAAGCCAGTGACTTGGCCAAGGCGGAGTTTTGGGAAAAATTGTAAAGTCCAGAATTCGTTACACAAATTACTGcgcgctcacagtcaagttcGTCGAGCTTGGCACCTACAATAGTTTACGGGTCGACCGGAAACGAAACGACCACAGACTGTGAACCTCtagaaatttcgaaactAGGCTTCGAAAGACAAAACCTTTCCTTGTGACGTAGACTCGAAAGGAGCAAAGGGATGTTCATTTTGTTCCTAAAGGATCTCGGAGTATGTATTTTGGCTGTGTAAGAAATGGGACAGTGTGCTTTACAGTGCGTGAATCCGCATCAAAGTACTATCGCCACGCGCATAGGGCCGTTAGATCAATAAGACACATTCCGACGCCGTGCAGCTGATCCAACTTGTTCCTAGTTCGTGAGTCATGTGGTCGCGGCTGACGTTCTGAGTACCGGATACCAAACTGCGAACTAGATTTGTACGTAATGTGCGGTAGGGGCATggctgtcacagtcaatgatacagctgactgtgagcggTGTCACAAAAATTAAATTCTATACCCATTCGTTTCAGACTTTTCTGTCCACCATCTTTGCTTCACATCTCTACCACACACATCAAATACGTAAGGGTCTTCGTTGAACAGAGACTTCAGATCAAACTTCTCTCTTCGTTATTTCACACTCAGGGAATACTAACAAACTTTTTACTTCCTATATGAAAGCTCGACTACATGATGTCCAGCACTCTCGACAACGATCCCCAAGAGATCACTCCGTCGGAAGACTCACCCGCAGCCAGAAACCTTGGTGATGAACTGGTTGGGCCGTTCAAGGTTCGCCAAGGCAAGACGCTTCGTTGGACGAATGTCAATATGACTTTGGTAAGGATGCTGGTAGTAGGGGTTTGAACGTTTCGTGTATTTGTTTTTTGATCGCTGAAAGCCCGTTGCTGTAACTTCTCACCTTATCATGACCTCCTTTTTCGTCAACACACAGAAGAGCCAGGGCCCGAAAAATCCGGAaaagcgcattttgcgaaaTGTCTGGGGCGAAGCGAGGACCGAGACGACCGCTATAATGGGTCCATCCGGTTCCGGCAAAACATCTCTACTTAATGTGCTGGCGGGACGCTCCCGCACCAAAGCTTCGTCTCGCATCGAAGTATCGGGTACGGTGAAACTGGACCACCAAATTGTGGATCCAGCGCAGGTTTCGGTTCGACAACATATTGCCTTTGTTGAACAAGAAGACACGTTGAGTATTTCTGCCACGCCTCGAGGCCATCTGTTTTTCGGCAAAGTTGCGTTTGAGTAAAACGCACACCAACGAAGAGCTGACGACACTGACCAATACCATGTTAAGAGAATTGGGATTGGAGACATGTGCAGATACAGTCACGGGTGGTCAGCTACTCAAGGGTATTTCCGGAGGCGAGCGCAAACGAACGAGTGTCGGCATTGAGCTCGTTACACAACCGACGATTGTCTGTTTGGACGAACCAACATCGGGTCTGGACAGCTTTTCGGCACTGCAGTTGGTACAGGTCTTGCGCAAAGTAGCGGCAGCTGGTGCCAGTGTCCTCTTTACTATTCACCAACCACAGTCTGATATCTTCGATTTGTTTGATAGTCTGATTATAATGAACAAAGGAGAAATCATGTATCAAGGTAGCGCTGAAGGCGTGACGGATCACTTTGAAGCTCGTGGTTACGCACTACCTCGCAAATATAATCCTGCTGATTACATAATGACTGTGACGCAAACTGTCCCTGTCACCGATCTCAGGAAAGCCGGGTTTTTTAAGGTGTCGGATCAAAATATGCAAGAGTCGGCATCTTCGGAATAATCGGCTTCTCAGCATCGTGTTGTATCGAAGAGCGGTCGCTCGGCAGCACTCGTGGGAACATTGACCCAGATTCGCTACCTTATGCTCCGTGATTTTCAGGCTTTGGTCCGTGTCAAGAAAATTCTTGGTGCCCGTCTCGCTCTAACTACCTTTATGGGCGTCTTGACGGGTTTCATCTTTTTGCGTGTCGGTGACAACGACATGTCAGATCCAGTGGTGCGTATTTTCAGCGTCTGTCTTGTACAGTCGTATGGAATACAATACTTTTTCATTGCAGAGCGGTAGACTTACTCCATGTTATTCCACAATTAGAATACACAATCGATGTTTGGGGCAGTGGTAATCACCAACATGATTGCCATGTTCGGTACCGCATTGCCGACGCTGATTGTCTTTCCGGAAGAAAGGCCGGTCTTTTGCGCGAGTATGCAACCAATCACTATACTGTCTTTTCCTACTTTTTGTCGCGGTTGACGCTGGAGGCCTTTTTGACCTTTGTCCAAATTATGCTTCTGGTACGTTACTTTTTGCTTACGATCCGGTAGAATTGTACCTGTTACTGTAAATCTCATCTTTTTTTGCAACGGTGTAGGCGTTCTtgagtttctttttcatggGCTACAACCTGCGTTTTGGAATGCATTTCGTTATCTTGTACTCATTGGCTATGTCCGGTACTGCCATGTCAATGCTTCTTGGTTCCAGCGTCGAAGATCCAAAACTGGCTGttgaatttcttccaatgaCTTTTGTGCCACAAATTTTGTTTTCGGGTTTCTTCATTGCGCAGTCACTTATTCAAGTTTGGCTGCGTTGGCTTCAATACGTCATGCCTTTGACGTACGCTGTGAAATTGGAATTGGCTGGCGAATTCGACCGTGACTGTGGTTCGGATCAGGCCCACCAGAATTGCGACAGCGTGTTAGACAATGCCAGCGTTGACCTGGATGACGTTTGGTGGTACTGGTTGGCCTTATTGGCAGTTTTTATCATTCTCCGTTCGTCCGCGTTGGTGTTTTTGAAACGTAAAGCTGATAAGTAGCGGAGAGAGATGCAGCGCTTCTGTGTTTGATCTCTAAAAGACTGGTTTACATCTCCTTTCTACACTCTATAGAACAGTCGCTATTGGTTGTCTATGGAATATATTAGCGGTACTAAGGAATACAGCGAAATCGCGTTGCTCGTCGGCGCATGCTATTCTCCAAGGGTATCGAGAGCGTCTCGACAGTACTCGCCTTGCTCCTCGTCACTCCCCATTTGGTACCATTCCCAAAACGGAATATGTATTACTCTCCAGCCGAGCGATTCGAGAAGGCGATGCTTGAGGCTTGTAGAGCCATTCATCATCTGGCGGTCACCGGTCCATTGAAACTGGTACTCTAGTTTCCCATTGGGCGCCTTCGTAGAACCGTAGTCGTTTTCGTCAACGTTGTCGATAAGGTTGATGAAATGGGCAGGTCCATCAACTTCAATAGCAATCTTTTCTGGTACATTCGCAATATCAATTGACAAAATGTCAAGTTGTTGTGGAGCAAAATTTACCCCATATTCGACTACCATTTCCTGCATGGAAATAGTGTGCTCTTCTATGTGCTTGAATCCGATGCGATTGAAAGCAGCGGAAACGTCTCTTTGGATTTTGCTTGTACTCAGAGAAAGTTCTATGTTCGTTTCTGTCATGCGTTGACCATCCTCGGAGGGAGTAGACTGTCGCCAGGCGTCAGGAAAGTTTGGCGGAAGCCCCAGCGTACTTTTGCCGGCGCGATCCATAGAAGCCTGAACATAGATCAAACTCATCAATGCCTGCGATTGCAGACCTTTGTCTCCGTACACGTTTGACAATTTCTCGGCATCACACTCTTTATCAAGTCCAATCAAGCCAGCATATAACAGTTGCATTAAAGCCGTTGGATACTTGCCAAAGACAGCACAGCTCCAAGCTACATTGGCAAGTTCTTGGCGTTTGAAAATTTGGGCTATCGCTTGTACTGGCATTCCAGTCCTGCCTTCAAAGCAAACCTCTTGAAGATACGGAGTTACTATCTCAAGAGAGTTTTCGACTCGAATGTTCAGCGTTGCTAGCGCCCACAGTAAGTTTGCCAATTCTTGGCCTTTAAAGGTCGTAATGGACGTCCGCTCTCCCTTTAGAAACAGGGATAATCTCCGCTCAAGTTCGTGCATTGCGACTTCCATAAAAGCTGTATGTCGTAAACCAAGCACTGCAAATGTCCATGCTGTGTTCGACAAATCTTGGGGTTTAAAACTAGTCAAATTGACATGCTTAGTGATGCCTGCCTCAGCGATAGCTGCAAACAATCGGTGAATCAGTTCCTCGCCAATATCAAAATAGCAAGCTGTGTAAATTGCAAGGCGACCGTTGCTCGAAGGCAACAGTGAAGCACCACCAAGGCGATTGGCTGCTTCTTCACTAAGTTGCGCTTGTCTTGCGAATGCCCATGCTGTATTTCCTAACCCCTGAGGTGAGAATTCAGTCAACCCACGAGGCTTTCCTGGTCCGATTATCCCCACAAGATGCTCGGAAACACTTTTGAACAAGCTCGGGTGGCGAATACcaatttttgaaaatgcCCACAAAATGTCTTTAATTTCTTGAGATTTAAATTGAGAAGGCCTTCGCATGAGCTCCGTTGCCGCAATGGCGAAACTGCGGGTTATTGGGTCACGCACGGGCTGGCGCTTCGATTCTGGAACCAACGTCGTGTCAAAAGCGTCCCGATCTTTCACTTGGACCTCGGCAGTCGCAATCGCCCACACTATGTTTGACAACTCTTGAGGTTTACAACTGCCCCCTTTGTCAGGAGTGAGACGAAATGCAATGCCTCGATAGATCTCTTCATCAAAAAATTCTAAAGTAGCCAAGCTCCAGATAGTGGCACCAATATCTTGCGGTGTCACAAATCGCTTTCGATCGCAGAGCTGCATTCCTATACCTCTCAAAATATTTTCGACAAGAGCCGATTTGTGATCCACTAAACGAGCGAGAGCCCAAGCAAGATTGTTCAGCTCCTGAGAGCGAAATCGGTCGAGTTGAGGGTAGGCTGCCAGTACTACAGCTTCAACAGCCTGTTGCATGAGCTCTCTGTCTTCTTCGAATTGATTGCTTGCTAAAACGACATAGTTGTTCAATGACTGCTCTCCCGATGACTTCAAGCCGAAGCCCAGAGTGGCAAAGGCCCATAAAGTGTTGCTAAGTTCTTGAGTTTTGAACTCGTTTGATCGCTTCAGCAAAGCTTTCGATACTATTCGAACAATGCTTAGTGCCGCTTCTTGTTCCGCATCTGTTAATGCTCCTTCCTTATTCGAGAGCAAGGTTGCCACTCCCCAAACGGTATTGCTTAATTCTTGAGGTTTGAACATCTGCACAAATGCGTACTCTCGTTCCATAAGTTCCGCGACGAATATCAACAACTTCTCGTGTTTTCCGTAAACCTGTGCTGTGGCAAACGCCCAAACAGAGTTGGTCCATTCCTGCGGTCGAAGATTAGGTTCACCCGTCCGATCCGCCTCTTGCTGTTGATCAATCATCTTGTCCACAGCCACTCCAAAGGCTACCGGATCAGCTCGTTCTGCTGTGGCCCAAGCCCACATCAAATTTGCCCATTCTTGGAGTCGAAAGCCGTCGGTTTGTGTCGAGACCACATTTTGCGATATGCGATCCAAAATTTGACCCGCCAGTTGTGAAAGGGCAGTAATCCATGCCTTGGAGGGTGTTCCCGATTCTTGCCGCTCTTTGGCTGCTTTGAAAACGCCGTCACGGACTGTTTGAGCGGCCGCTTTAAGGGCCTCGTCGTCGGATTGTTCAAAAGGCATGGCCGTCAATGGAGGTACAATCTTCAGTTTCGCCAAGGCCCAACCAATGTTCGACAATTCACGTGATTGGAATGGCATAGTTACCATGGCTTCGGCCGTCGACGCTAGCAACAAGGCGAACCGGGGGTCGGCTAGCGTTGCTGCACGGGTATCGCGTTGGTTAAGCGaatgtcgacaaagacgatGGATCGAAGTGGAAAAATTTACACTGTTCATTGTACCACCGCTGGCCTTTTGTGTCAAGGAACCTTTTGTATTTTGCAATAGTGTCAAAACCTCGGAAGCGCTCTCGCAGGCTACTAGAAGTTGATTCAGTCGTTTCGAGTTTTGCAAGATACTGCTGCCCGGACTGCCACGACGACCAGCAGGGGTGTTTCGCCGAAGGGGTCTTTTCGATGCTCCATTCGAAGGTCGATTGGGAGCATTTCTAATAAGCTTATTTTCTGTTGTGGCTGATACTCTTTTCGAAGCTGAATCTGGTTTAGAAAGAGATTTGGCGGTTTCGTCGATACCGTCGTCTGAAGCCTGTTTTGTTGATGTAATGCGCTGTTCTTTTTGCACCACAAtagaagaagcgaaaaaaCGCGGACTGTACAGTAACGGACGGGAGGAAAAGCCGAGCGAAAGACATACAGTCAAAGCCCATATCAAAAGTAAAAGCGACGACTTGAAAGGCGACAGCCAACACGTCGATACTCTTTTTCTATTTGCGGATTGGGATGTGCAGCATTTCATTGTGACGCACATTTTCCTCTCGAGAACGACCTCTCTTGCGGAACTGTGGGCTGAAACGCAAATTATGTTGAGAAGGTAATGTGGCAGTTCAATTCTTGCCACCGCTACCTTTCCCATTCCACTACCTTTGGTTGTGTTGAGAGACGAAAAATGTGGGCATTTGTAGTACAGAAATTCCCCGTCAAGTGGCTGTCATGCAGTCTACGAAAATGGGAAATGCAACAATAAACTGTAACTTCCTTGATTGGTTTTCGTCAACAGTATTGCCGAGATCGGACGAACGCCGATAAGGAGACAGCAACGGACGACGGCGGGACAGAGGTATCTTTTTCCACTGCACAGGCATCTATCTCCACCTCTGCTGATCAATCAACCGAGACGAGACAAACACGCGCGACACCACGCCCAGAACTCATGAGTCAGGGTCAAAACCCTATCTAACCCCTGTGAGCTCTTCCtttcaattgactgtaaaatGGAAAACTCAAATTCATTCTGTCAACTCTAGTTTTACCTCAAGCCGACAAAACAGTGAGTCATCTTGGAAAAAGACTTGATTGATTGATGTTTTTACGATTCACAGTCTGTGTAGAGTAGTGTTAGACATCCTTGACATTGTGACCATGAAGGAAGGAACTCGCCGATCACGAAGTCTGGAGCTCTAAATGCGCAGGAATAACGTAGAATGTTAGTAAAACCTCGAGGTCCTGCCGGTCTTTGGTAGAATGTTAATAAAACCTCGAGGTCCTGCCGGTCATGCCAATCCGGATCCGAGCCAACATTGACGTGAAATCTCATCACAACAGAAATCTCATAAAACCAACGAGAATTCCAGTCAACTCCCTCCACCGAAGGAAACGCCTAAGATGCCCAAAAAGACCGACGAGAAAAAGGCTGATGCTAAGGATGCCAAGGCTAAAGGAGGCAAGGAACCCAAGAGCAGCAAGAAAGCAGGCAAGAAATAAGAAGGAAGACGGTCGAGAATTTGTTTCAAGAGCTATCAAGGAAATGAAGAGATCCCTTGACATCGGGCAATTGTGATGATGACAAGCAGCAAGATGGAAATACTCATATaatttgactgactgtgaataaagtTTTTGCGCGCGGAAGGTAAATTCAATCAATAAATTTTATTTTCCGTTAGCTGTAACTATCGCTTTCCTAGAATACACCTATAATTTTTTTAGACTTTTGCCGTTCTGCAACAAATGGG from Phaeodactylum tricornutum CCAP 1055/1 chromosome 18, whole genome shotgun sequence includes:
- a CDS encoding predicted protein, with the translated sequence MGSGNHDDKTAGRVLLPAHVVPTRYDLALTPNIEAFTFTGTVDITFRIDGSLLNETNNKSITLHAKELLFSTASYHLLDGPDATPVTAEQMNVNLKATTVEFLFPEPIPPDASTLKLTVAYTGFLNDQMAGFYRSTYTDIQGQSKIMVSTQFEALDARRCFPCVDEPSRKAVFGVTLTVPAHLTCLSNMPEAKVTAINAQQKCVTFMDSVVMSTYLLAFVVGEFDFLQTRSAHGVLIKVYTPPGKAAAGQFALDAAARALDAYNDFFNLPYPLPKLDMVAIPEFAAGAMENWGLVTYREVDLLIDPVKASTMQKQRVAVVVTHELAHQWFGNLVTMAWWDDLWLNEGFASWAENWATNVLYPEYRMWDQFTTGHLSTALRLDALQSSHPIQVPIAHAEEVEQVFDAISYCKGGSVVRMIKAVIGLSAFQDGLGAYMKKHAYGNTETYDLWNAWEASSGMPIGEMMKSWTEQMGFPLVRVRKEDFADDKVVLELDQTWFLSDGSDMQSDKVWTIPILTCTGAGAQADMTLMRDRTATVTIPFDPKDTAPRWIKLNAGQEVPMRVLPGVEMLRRMLVAIASKSMSAIDRAGVLNDSMAVVKAGHMSPEAMMTLLKSYKDEDEYVVWEGLSDALGGLDAVLSDDENMTGYFRVFAKTMVVNLMNKVGWEASDSDEHLTKLLRGIMINLLGAFAYDDESVQQEAKKRFEAFLEDANDIESLPSDMRTAVFKIVLKNGSAKEYEQVKAYFATASDNAERKHVLNSLGCIQDDALKLATMEWSLSGEIKLQDFFYLMGSVGRSSKQGREIAWKFFQENFERIRILLQKAHPALMDACIVMCAGGFCSEERADEIDTFFQAHPLPSSTRKIAQTTEHMRANGKFLRVLKASDLAKAEFWEKL
- a CDS encoding predicted protein; its protein translation is MKCCTSQSANRKRVSTCWLSPFKSSLLLLIWALTVCLSLGFSSRPLLYSPRFFASSIVVQKEQRITSTKQASDDGIDETAKSLSKPDSASKRVSATTENKLIRNAPNRPSNGASKRPLRRNTPAGRRGSPGSSILQNSKRLNQLLVACESASEVLTLLQNTKGSLTQKASGGTMNSVNFSTSIHRLCRHSLNQRDTRAATLADPRFALLLASTAEAMVTMPFQSRELSNIGWALAKLKIVPPLTAMPFEQSDDEALKAAAQTVRDGVFKAAKERQESGTPSKAWITALSQLAGQILDRISQNVVSTQTDGFRLQEWANLMWAWATAERADPVAFGVAVDKMIDQQQEADRTGEPNLRPQEWTNSVWAFATAQVYGKHEKLLIFVAELMEREYAFVQMFKPQELSNTVWGVATLLSNKEGALTDAEQEAALSIVRIVSKALLKRSNEFKTQELSNTLWAFATLGFGLKSSGEQSLNNYVVLASNQFEEDRELMQQAVEAVVLAAYPQLDRFRSQELNNLAWALARLVDHKSALVENILRGIGMQLCDRKRFVTPQDIGATIWSLATLEFFDEEIYRGIAFRLTPDKGGSCKPQELSNIVWAIATAEVQVKDRDAFDTTLVPESKRQPVRDPITRSFAIAATELMRRPSQFKSQEIKDILWAFSKIGIRHPSLFKSVSEHLVGIIGPGKPRGLTEFSPQGLGNTAWAFARQAQLSEEAANRLGGASLLPSSNGRLAIYTACYFDIGEELIHRLFAAIAEAGITKHVNLTSFKPQDLSNTAWTFAVLGLRHTAFMEVAMHELERRLSLFLKGERTSITTFKGQELANLLWALATLNIRVENSLEIVTPYLQEVCFEGRTGMPVQAIAQIFKRQELANVAWSCAVFGKYPTALMQLLYAGLIGLDKECDAEKLSNVYGDKGLQSQALMSLIYVQASMDRAGKSTLGLPPNFPDAWRQSTPSEDGQRMTETNIELSLSTSKIQRDVSAAFNRIGFKHIEEHTISMQEMVVEYGVNFAPQQLDILSIDIANVPEKIAIEVDGPAHFINLIDNVDENDYGSTKAPNGKLEYQFQWTGDRQMMNGSTSLKHRLLESLGWRVIHIPFWEWYQMGSDEEQGEYCRDALDTLGE